Proteins from a genomic interval of Oceanispirochaeta crateris:
- the secF gene encoding protein translocase subunit SecF translates to MEKVINFTKNRFIFLSISVFLIIAFWAGTFAQGGFNFGIDFRAGLNQQINIEGAESINDVKDALSEIHSLQVQTVGSGESMDYMIKTGVDESNDNFQVEMEQLIMDSLESAFGAGAVTVKSTEFVDARFAGNLASQTILLTIVAMALILIYIWFRFKLNYAVSAIIAIIHDVLFLTGFIGVMQLEFSTATIAAVLTIIGYSLNDTIVIFDRIRENTRMVKEKSFKDVINISISQSLSRTLITSITTFIAVLFIYVIGIGTIKTFALSLIVGIIVGTYSSLYIASTILLGWHDKAAKNVKNKVSATKAVAEKKADPVKVIEKTAAEAVKQSADEIAEATEKKRQSKLKKKKKK, encoded by the coding sequence ATGGAAAAAGTAATTAACTTTACTAAGAACAGATTCATATTCTTATCAATCTCTGTTTTTCTTATTATCGCTTTTTGGGCAGGAACATTTGCCCAGGGTGGTTTTAACTTTGGTATTGATTTTAGAGCCGGTTTAAATCAGCAGATCAACATCGAAGGTGCTGAATCTATCAACGATGTAAAAGATGCCCTGTCTGAGATTCATTCCCTGCAGGTACAGACTGTTGGTTCCGGTGAATCAATGGACTATATGATAAAAACCGGTGTAGATGAAAGTAATGATAACTTTCAAGTAGAAATGGAACAGCTGATTATGGATTCACTGGAAAGCGCCTTTGGTGCCGGAGCGGTGACCGTAAAGTCTACTGAGTTTGTAGATGCCCGTTTTGCCGGGAATCTGGCGAGTCAGACTATTTTACTAACCATAGTGGCTATGGCTTTAATTCTGATATATATCTGGTTTCGCTTTAAGTTAAACTATGCCGTATCGGCAATTATCGCCATTATTCATGACGTCCTCTTCCTCACAGGATTTATAGGGGTCATGCAGCTGGAATTTTCCACTGCCACGATCGCTGCGGTACTTACAATCATTGGTTATTCCTTGAACGATACCATCGTTATCTTTGATAGAATCAGGGAGAATACAAGGATGGTCAAAGAAAAGAGTTTCAAAGATGTGATTAATATCTCAATTTCTCAATCTCTATCCAGAACTCTGATTACGTCTATAACAACATTCATTGCCGTTTTATTTATCTATGTCATTGGTATTGGAACGATCAAGACTTTTGCCTTGAGTTTGATTGTAGGTATCATCGTAGGTACTTATTCATCACTCTACATCGCTTCAACCATCCTTCTTGGATGGCATGACAAGGCAGCCAAAAATGTCAAAAATAAAGTTTCAGCCACCAAGGCTGTAGCTGAGAAAAAGGCTGATCCTGTTAAGGTCATTGAGAAAACAGCTGCAGAAGCAG